A genome region from Anastrepha obliqua isolate idAnaObli1 chromosome 4, idAnaObli1_1.0, whole genome shotgun sequence includes the following:
- the LOC129245481 gene encoding basic proline-rich protein-like, with protein MRGHGGMGFRAAPGPVRMNMGGMGGPGPARIGMSAGGPGPTRIGMSAGGPGPARVGMGGPGGRPPGATASGPGPARPPPAPGPTQVNVNVNAAPRPMVNEVVVVGGAAPLLPAAGLMLGASMVAGAAMGAAAASAMSGPREVIVNAPPPPPSSTVIVNTPGVQQPPASTVVVSSSAAAPMGSNVVVNSGMGPAAAAAPPTTVVVEGGNQRQQPTTVVTETVVIPPKPSSCCCVIL; from the coding sequence ATGCGTGGACACGGTGGCATGGGATTTAGAGCCGCTCCCGGTCCAGTTAGAATGAACATGGGTGGCATGGGTGGTCCTGGACCAGCAAGAATTGGTATGAGTGCAGGCGGTCCTGGTCCAACAAGAATTGGTATGAGTGCAGGCGGTCCTGGTCCAGCAAGAGTTGGTATGGGTGGCCCTGGCGGTCGCCCACCTGGGGCAACTGCATCAGGTCCTGGTCCCGCGCGTCCGCCACCTGCGCCTGGACCCACACAAGTGAATGTGAACGTTAATGCAGCACCACGGCCAATGGTAAACGAGGTAGTTGTGGTTGGCGGTGCTGCACCTCTACTGCCGGCCGCTGGTCTGATGCTTGGCGCATCAATGGTTGCCGGAGCGGCAATGGGAGCAGCTGCAGCCTCAGCTATGTCTGGACCGAGAGAAGTTATTGTGAATGCACCACCTCCTCCTCCATCGTCGACTGTGATTGTGAATACGCCGGGCGTACAACAGCCACCTGCATCGACAGTTGTTGTAAGTTCATCAGCAGCAGCGCCAATGGGCTCTAATGTCGTTGTAAACTCTGGTATGGGCCCTGCTGCAGCCGCTGCTCCACCAACAACGGTAGTAGTAGAAGGAGGCAATCAGAGGCAGCAGCCTACAACGGTGGTGACAGAGACGGTGGTCATACCGCCGAAGCCGAGTAGTTGCTGTTGTGTGATATTATGA